The Ovis canadensis isolate MfBH-ARS-UI-01 breed Bighorn chromosome 18, ARS-UI_OviCan_v2, whole genome shotgun sequence genome has a segment encoding these proteins:
- the FAN1 gene encoding fanconi-associated nuclease 1, which translates to MMSVGKSSKKRPRTSLSSSKTKKNESNSIISFFNNAPPAKLACPICSKMVPRYDLNRHLDEMCADHNDVTPGGPGHVGLSSNVPTIDLTSIALEDITPERSSPSTINLTPGQSDSAKMGKKKQTSPYFKNKGDSVCKNQDELRHHNVKVISLGSLSSKLSRRYIKAKRSLNQNEGFTYQSLQRSSYTRVKSLVDHVEVEGQDPLLENSSQKENVFTGDSQEELSTPAHTVEGTKVEEAEGQTAAQECEQSTLTPAFTGDAPMLFSSDLILGHRKSASGDHVAKQESVKGVDGEVTEKCETSHCEEVKMTIVSEVTNQGSHGEAKPPSSTLGASIQTNSQTLPPEPDSGLEDEITHQTPLEKRSSCDVSWATSPELSDHPYYLRSFLVVLKAVFENEEDRMLFDEHEKGIVTKFHQLSANGQKLYVRLFQRKFSWIKVNKLDYEEISADLTPVVGELTQAGFLQTESELQELPEVLDLLSAPELKALAKTFHLASAHGQKQQLVDAFLRLAKQPSVCTWGRNQPGIGAVILKRAKDVAGRSLRVSRGPRAVFSRALLLFSLSDMVEDEEAACGGQGQLSTVLLVNLGRLEFPRYTINRKTPIFQDRDDLIRYAVAVHTLNDISTAMASGAWEQARELARCAKQDWDGLKDHPSLRYHENLPLFLRCFTVGWVYTRILSRNVEILQRLHLYEEAVKELENLLSQDVYCPDSRGRWWDRLALNLHQHLKRLEPAVQCIAAGLADPHVRTGHRLALYQRATRLRASPSGQKYMHVLRQLPEFTVEDVRHVTVTGRLCPQRGSGKSVFVLEAGGATPTTVLCSVEELALAHYRHCGFDQGIHGEGSTFSTLFGLLLWDIIFMDGVPDAFRNAYQAAPLDLCTDSFYESRAPAMEARLQQIHSAPEESLRAWVAAAWQAQEGRVSSLVSWDRFSSLQQAQDLVSCLGGSILSGVCRRLAVDFRHCRGGLPDLVVWSSQSHHVKLVEVKGPHDRLSQKQMIWLDELRQLGADVEVCHVAAVGARSKGPD; encoded by the exons ATGATGTCTGTAGGCAAATCCTCAAAAAAAAGGCCTCGTACAAGTTTATCAAGtagcaaaactaaaaaaaatgaatctaACTCTATTATTTCGTTTTTTAACAATGCACCCCCTGCTAAACTTGCCTGCCCAATTTGTAGTAAGATGGTGCCAAGATATGACCTGAACCGGCATCTTGATGAAATGTGTGCTGACCACAATGACGTGACTCCAGGTGGCCCCGGGCACGTTGGCTTAAGTTCAAACGTGCCCACCATAGATTTGACCAGTATTGCCTTAGAAGATATAACGCCAGAGAGGTCATCACCATCAACGATAAATTTAACCCCTGGCCAAAGTGATTCagcaaaaatgggcaaaaaaaagCAGACCAGCccctactttaaaaataaaggtgaCTCGGTGTGCAAAAATCAAGACGAGCTGAGACATCATAATGTAAAAGTCATTTCTCTCGGAAGCCTGTCCTCTAAATTGTCCAGAAGATACATAAAGGCTAAAAGATCCCTGAATCAGAATGAGGGGTTCACTTACCAGAGTCTACAGAGGTCCTCATACACAAGGGTTAAGAGCCTGGTTGATCATGTGGAGGTGGAGGGCCAGGATCCACTTTTGGAGAACAGCTCTCAAAAGGAGAACGTGTTTACTGGTGATTCTCAGGAGGAGCTGAGCACCCCAGCACATACAGTGGAAGGCACTAAGGTGGAAGAAGCTGAAGGCCAGACAGCTGCCCAGGAATGTGAGCAATCAACCCTAACCCCTGCCTTCACAGGTGATGCACCTATGTTGTTTTCATCAGATTTAATTCTCGGGCATAGAAAGTCTGCTTCTGGGGACCATGTTGCAAAGCAGGAGAGTGTCAAAGGAGTAGATGGTGAAGTTACTGAAAAATGTGAGACAAGTCATTGCGAAGAAGTGAAGATGACTATTGTTTCAGAAGTGACAAATCAGGGCTCACATGGGGAGGCAAAACCTCCAAGTTCTACACTTGGTGCTTCTATACAGACCAACAGCCAAACACTTCCTCCAGAGCCTGACAGTGGCTTAGAGGATGAAATCACTCATCAGACGCCTTTGGAGAAGAGGTCAAGCTGTGATGTGTCCTGGGCCACAAGTCCAGAACTGTCGGACCATCCTTACTACCTTCGGAGTTTCCTGGTGGTGCTGAAAGCTGTGTTTGAGAATGAAGAAGACAGGATGCTCTTTGATGAGCACGAGAAGGGCATTGTAACTAAGTTTCATCAGTTATCAG CCAATGGTCAAAAGTTGTATGTAAGACTTTTTCAACGTAAATTCAGCTGGATTAAGGTGAACAAGCTGGACtatgaagagatctctgctgaCTTAACCCCCGTGGTTGGAGAGCTGACACAGGCAGGCTTCTTGCAGACAG aatCTGAGTTGCAGGAGCTCCCTGAGGTGCTGGATCTCCTTTCTGCTCCGGAACTGAAAGCCCTGGCAAAGACCTTCCACCTGGCGAGTGCCCATgggcagaagcagcagctggTGGATGCGTTCCTCAGATTGGCCAAGCAGCCTTCAGTCTGTACTTGGGGCCGGAACCAGCCTGGCATTGGCGCAGTGATCCTGAAAAG AGCTAAAGACGTGGCGGGACGTTCCCTGAGGGTCTCTCGAGGCCCTCGGGCAGTATTTTCCCGGGCCCTGCTGCTCTTCTCATTGAGCGACATGGTGGAAGATGAGGAGGCCGCCTGTGGGGGCCAGGGTCAGCTCTCCACTGTGCTGCTGGTCAACCTGGGCCGCTTGGAGTTCCCCAGGTACACCATCAATCGAAAGACCCCGATCTTCCAGGACAGGGATGATCTCATTAG GTACGCGGTGGCCGTGCACACGCTGAATGACATCTCCACGGCGATGGCCAGTGGGGCCTGGGAGCAGGCTAGGGAGCTCGCTCGGTGTGCAAAGCAGGACTGGGATGGACTGAAAGACCACCCGTCCTTGAG GTACCACGAGAATTTACCACTCTTCCTCCGTTGTTTTACCGTTGGGTGGGTTTACACGAGGATTTTGTCCCGAAACGTTGAAATACTGCAGAGACTTCACCTGTATGAG GAAGCTGTGAAAGAGCTTGAAAACCTCTTGTCCCAGGACGTGTACTGTCCCGACAGCAGGGGCCGGTGGTGGGACCGGCTGGCCCTTAACTTACACCAGCACCTGAAGCGCCTGGAGCCA GCTGTCCAGTGCATTGCTGCAGGGCTGGCGGATCCTCACGTCCGGACAGGCCACCGCTTGGCACTGTACCAAAGAGCCACGCGCCTGCGGGCCTCTCCCAGTGGCCAGAAGTACATGCACGTCCTccgccagctcccagagttcaccgtGGAGGACGTCAGACAT gtgACCGTCACAGGCCGGCTGTGCCCGCAGCGTGGATCAGGGAAGTCTGTCTTCGTGCTGGAGGCTGGGGGGGCCACCCCCACCACTGTCCTGTGCTCTGTGGAGGAGCTGGCGCTGGCCCATTATAGACACTGTGGCTTTGACCAGG GGATCCATGGGGAGGGGTCCACCTTCAGCACCCTGTTTGGCCTTCTGCTGTGGGACATCATCTTCATGGACGGGGTGCCGGACGCCTTCAGAAATGCCTATCAG GCGGCCCCGCTGGACCTCTGCACAGACAGTTTCTATGAGAGCAGGGCACCGGCCATGGAAGCCCGGCTGCAGCAGATTCACAGCGCCCCTGAGGAGAGCCTGCGGGCTTGGGTGGCAGCCGCGTGGCAGGCCCAGGAAGGCAGGGTGTCCTCCCTGGTCAGCTGGGATCGCTTCTCTTCTCTGCAGCAAGCCCAG GATCTTGTGTCCTGCCTGGGGGGTTCCATCCTCAGTGGCGTGTGCCGGCGCCTGGCTGTGGACTTCCGGCACTGCCGAGGGGGCCTCCCTGACCTGGTTGTGTGGAGCTCCCAGAGTCATCATGTCAAG CTGGTGGAAGTGAAGGGACCCCACGACCGGCTGTCGCAGAAGCAGATGATCTGGCTGGACGAGCTGCGCCAGCTGGGGGCGGACGTGGAGGTTTGCCACGTGGCTGCAGTCGGGGCCAGGAGCAAGGGTCCCGACTGA